Proteins from a single region of Streptomyces sp. TN58:
- a CDS encoding PadR family transcriptional regulator, protein MKASEVRGHLDGLLLSVLESGPLHGYAVIAAVQERSNGVLELRKGTIYPALNRLERLGLLDSTWESAGERRRRCYELTEAGRRSLDTERQVWREFTAAIGSVLEPAQPRTAT, encoded by the coding sequence ATGAAGGCCAGTGAGGTACGCGGGCACCTGGACGGACTGCTGCTGTCCGTACTCGAATCGGGCCCCCTGCACGGATACGCGGTGATCGCCGCGGTGCAGGAGCGCAGCAACGGCGTGCTGGAGCTCCGCAAGGGCACCATCTACCCCGCGCTGAACCGGCTGGAGCGCCTCGGTCTCCTGGACAGCACCTGGGAGTCCGCCGGTGAACGCCGACGGCGCTGCTACGAGCTGACCGAGGCGGGCAGGCGCAGTCTGGACACGGAGCGGCAGGTGTGGCGGGAGTTCACCGCCGCGATCGGCTCGGTGCTCGAACCGGCGCAGCCGCGGACGGCGACGTGA
- a CDS encoding permease prefix domain 1-containing protein, with amino-acid sequence MSGRSQDTARVDPIEAHVAELAAVLRGTDRAKTRMLAELREGLLDAAAELAPGREPDDEAAREAVRQFGSVAELAPGFQHELTLVQARHTSGRIVLLAPLLLPCWYVLAAAGPTAHGLPYAAQVLLAHLGGTAAAAALAAAAYLAATGPLARRLATPARLPAVVAWTGTTAAVALALSAFTLTLASLLTASRPLCALAGAVVIVFHAKVAASARACRECARLPATA; translated from the coding sequence GTGAGCGGGCGGTCCCAGGACACGGCGCGCGTCGACCCCATCGAAGCGCACGTGGCCGAACTGGCCGCCGTCCTGCGCGGCACGGACCGCGCGAAGACGCGAATGCTGGCGGAGCTGCGCGAGGGACTGCTCGACGCGGCGGCGGAGCTGGCCCCCGGGCGGGAGCCCGACGACGAGGCGGCACGGGAGGCGGTACGCCAGTTCGGCAGCGTGGCGGAACTGGCGCCGGGCTTCCAGCACGAACTCACGCTGGTCCAGGCCCGTCACACGTCCGGCAGGATCGTGCTCCTCGCGCCCCTCCTGCTCCCCTGCTGGTACGTGCTCGCCGCGGCCGGGCCCACAGCGCACGGGCTGCCGTACGCGGCCCAGGTGCTGCTCGCGCACCTGGGCGGCACCGCTGCGGCCGCCGCGCTGGCGGCAGCGGCGTACCTGGCCGCGACCGGCCCGCTCGCCCGCCGGCTGGCCACCCCAGCCCGGCTGCCGGCCGTGGTCGCCTGGACGGGCACCACCGCCGCCGTCGCCCTGGCGCTGAGCGCGTTCACGCTCACCCTGGCCTCCCTGCTGACGGCGAGCCGGCCGCTCTGCGCACTGGCGGGCGCGGTCGTCATCGTCTTCCACGCGAAGGTCGCGGCGTCGGCCCGCGCCTGTCGCGAGTGCGCCAGGCTGCCCGCCACCGCCTGA
- a CDS encoding ArsR/SmtB family transcription factor, translating into MQVPLYQAKAEFFRMLGHPVRIRVLELLQNGPVPVRELLNEIEIEPSNLSQQLAVLRRSGIVVSIRDGSTVSYALAGGDVAELLRAARRILTELLVGQSELLAELRDADTSVPTGPSL; encoded by the coding sequence ATGCAGGTCCCGCTGTACCAGGCCAAGGCGGAGTTCTTCCGGATGCTCGGGCACCCCGTCCGGATCCGTGTTCTCGAACTCCTCCAGAACGGCCCCGTACCCGTGCGCGAGCTGCTGAACGAGATCGAGATCGAACCGTCCAACCTCTCGCAGCAGCTCGCGGTGCTGCGCCGCTCCGGCATCGTGGTCTCGATACGCGACGGCTCGACGGTCAGTTACGCCCTCGCCGGCGGCGACGTGGCGGAACTGCTGAGGGCCGCTCGGCGCATCCTCACCGAGCTGCTGGTCGGGCAGAGCGAGCTGCTCGCCGAACTCCGTGACGCCGACACCTCGGTGCCTACGGGTCCTTCGTTGTAG
- a CDS encoding NAD-binding protein: protein MVVCGDDGLARRLAGELRDVYRERVTLVVPEARAQQPVVGLRSRRSALGLLSRVPVARNPRVPGPGEADPHLRVVEGAEPDEELLAQAGVERAAALALVYEDDEVNVRAALVARRLNPRLRLVIRLYNRKLGQHLEELLDQAAIIAEPGLDLRELDASTTVLSDADTAAPALAASAVAGTSKIVQADGLLLRAVERTPPGPGEVADPGLCTLALLSATSGDPAGAEGSEHSGERGPQLLPDDRAVAAATGRGIVALEAVSHAGPAVSAGRLAGAAFPVASLFSRRLRWSLAGIVAAVGALAVAAWITTGDHPLHAAYITLLDLFAINDPAVGEPPERKTLQILAGFVGLLLLPVLVAAALEGLGAFRTATTLRRPPRRASGHVVLLGLGKVGTRVLARLRELEIPVVCVESDPDARGIELARRLRVPVVLGDVTEEGVLEAARVGRAHALLALTSADITNLEAALYARAVRPDLRVVMRLYEDDFATAVYRTLRAAHPEALTRSRSVTHLAAPAFAGAMMGRQVLGAVPVERRVLLFAALVVEGHPQLEGRTVAESFRPGAWRVIALDTSAPEDRRPDLAATPEEARGPEAGLVWDLHPGYVLKAQDRVVLAATRRGLAELLGRGAVPASRA from the coding sequence ATGGTCGTCTGCGGCGATGACGGTCTGGCCAGGCGGCTGGCAGGCGAACTTCGGGACGTGTACCGGGAGCGCGTGACGCTCGTGGTGCCCGAGGCCCGCGCACAGCAGCCCGTGGTGGGCCTGCGGTCCAGGCGCTCCGCCCTCGGACTGCTGAGCCGCGTTCCCGTGGCCAGGAACCCCCGCGTCCCGGGGCCCGGGGAGGCGGACCCGCACCTGCGTGTCGTGGAAGGAGCCGAACCGGACGAGGAGCTGCTGGCGCAGGCCGGGGTGGAGCGGGCCGCCGCGCTGGCGCTGGTGTACGAGGACGACGAGGTCAACGTGCGTGCGGCTCTCGTCGCCCGCCGGCTCAACCCCAGGCTCCGGCTGGTGATCAGGCTCTACAACCGCAAGCTGGGCCAGCACCTCGAAGAGCTGCTCGACCAGGCCGCGATCATCGCCGAGCCCGGCCTGGACCTGCGGGAACTGGACGCGTCGACCACGGTCCTGTCCGACGCGGACACCGCCGCGCCGGCCCTCGCCGCCTCCGCCGTCGCCGGCACCAGCAAGATCGTGCAGGCGGACGGCCTGCTCCTGCGCGCGGTCGAACGCACGCCACCGGGCCCGGGGGAGGTCGCCGATCCGGGGCTGTGCACACTGGCCTTGCTGTCGGCGACCTCCGGCGACCCGGCCGGAGCGGAGGGCTCGGAACACAGCGGCGAGCGCGGGCCGCAACTGCTGCCGGACGACCGGGCGGTAGCCGCCGCCACCGGTCGCGGCATCGTCGCCCTGGAAGCGGTCTCCCACGCCGGCCCCGCCGTATCGGCAGGCCGCCTGGCGGGCGCAGCCTTCCCCGTCGCCTCCCTGTTCTCCCGCCGCCTGCGGTGGTCCCTCGCGGGGATCGTCGCAGCGGTGGGCGCGCTGGCGGTGGCCGCCTGGATCACGACCGGGGACCACCCGCTGCACGCGGCGTACATCACCCTCCTCGACCTCTTCGCCATCAACGACCCCGCGGTGGGGGAGCCGCCCGAGCGCAAGACACTGCAGATCCTCGCCGGTTTCGTGGGGCTGCTCCTGCTGCCGGTCCTCGTGGCGGCGGCGCTGGAGGGCCTGGGGGCGTTCCGGACCGCGACCACACTGCGCCGGCCGCCGCGCAGGGCCTCGGGCCACGTCGTACTGCTGGGCCTCGGCAAGGTCGGCACCAGGGTGCTGGCGCGGCTGAGGGAACTGGAGATCCCCGTGGTGTGCGTCGAGTCGGACCCGGACGCCAGGGGCATCGAACTCGCCCGGCGCCTGCGCGTCCCCGTCGTCCTCGGAGACGTGACCGAGGAAGGCGTGCTCGAAGCGGCGCGGGTCGGCCGTGCGCATGCCCTGCTCGCCCTGACCAGCGCGGACATCACGAACCTGGAGGCGGCCCTGTACGCGCGGGCCGTCCGGCCCGACCTGCGGGTCGTGATGCGGCTCTACGAGGACGACTTCGCGACGGCCGTGTACCGCACCCTGCGCGCCGCCCACCCCGAGGCGCTGACCCGCAGCCGCAGCGTGACCCACCTGGCGGCGCCCGCCTTCGCCGGAGCGATGATGGGCCGGCAGGTACTCGGAGCCGTGCCGGTCGAGCGGCGCGTGCTGCTCTTCGCCGCGCTCGTGGTGGAGGGACATCCGCAGCTGGAGGGACGGACCGTCGCGGAGTCGTTCCGCCCCGGGGCATGGCGCGTGATCGCCCTGGACACCAGCGCACCGGAGGACCGGCGGCCCGACCTCGCCGCCACGCCCGAAGAGGCCCGCGGTCCCGAGGCCGGCCTGGTCTGGGACCTGCACCCCGGCTACGTCCTCAAGGCGCAGGACCGGGTCGTCCTGGCGGCCACCCGCCGGGGCCTGGCGGAGCTGCTCGGCCGCGGCGCCGTCCCGGCCTCCCGCGCGTGA
- a CDS encoding VOC family protein: MSDMPSPGAEPDPEYADTPAPASTPASGTARPVGGTLHHVEIWVPDLGRAAVSFGRLLEAMGYTPFQSWSHGRSWRLGTSYLVFEQSPALTADRHDRCRPGLNHLAFHVEDHERVEALALEARRYGWSLMFPDRHPHAGGSRSYAAYLVNTDGFEVELVAFDHPEPE; encoded by the coding sequence ATGTCCGACATGCCGTCACCCGGCGCCGAGCCCGATCCCGAGTACGCGGACACGCCCGCGCCCGCGTCTACGCCCGCGTCCGGCACGGCCCGGCCTGTCGGCGGGACGCTGCACCACGTCGAGATCTGGGTGCCCGACCTCGGCCGGGCCGCCGTCTCCTTCGGCCGGCTCCTGGAGGCCATGGGCTACACGCCGTTCCAGAGCTGGAGCCACGGGCGGAGCTGGCGGCTCGGAACTTCGTACCTGGTGTTCGAGCAGTCCCCGGCCCTCACGGCCGACCGTCACGACCGGTGCCGCCCGGGGCTGAACCACCTGGCCTTCCACGTGGAGGACCACGAGCGGGTGGAGGCCCTGGCCCTGGAGGCCCGGCGGTACGGGTGGAGTCTGATGTTCCCCGACCGCCACCCGCACGCGGGCGGCAGCCGCAGCTACGCCGCCTACCTGGTGAACACCGACGGCTTCGAGGTCGAACTGGTGGCCTTCGACCACCCGGAACCGGAGTGA
- a CDS encoding phospholipase D-like domain-containing protein, with product MARTVRTKALVSTSALALGLSLLGAAATAPAYAAEAPTPHLDSVEQTLRQVSPGLEGSVWERTSGNRLGSSTPGGADWLLQTPGCWGDAACTDRPGSRRLLEKTRQDIAGARETVDISTLAPFPNGGFQDAIVAGLKESVQKGNRLKVRIMVGAAPLYHSTVIPSSYRDELLARLGPADAAAITLNVASMTTSKTAFSWNHSKLVVVDGGSVITGGINSWKDDYLDTTHPVSDVDLALSGPAAGSAGRYLDSLWDWTCRNKGNWNSVWFAASPGADCMPALPRPANPQGGGDVPALAVGGLGVGIRQNDPASAFRPVLPTAGDTKCGIGVSDRTNADRDYDTVNPEESALRALVSSATSHIEISQQDVHATCPPLPRYDVRLYDALAAKLLSGVKVRIVVSDPANRGTIGSGGYSQIKSLSEVSDALRGRVTALTGDGGRARTALCENLQLATFRASDQPTWADGKPYAQHHKLVSVDGSAFYIGSKNLYPSWLQDFGYVVESPAAAAQLKSGLLDPQWRYSQATATYDYARGLCQG from the coding sequence TTGGCACGCACCGTCCGTACGAAGGCCCTCGTCTCCACCTCGGCCCTCGCACTCGGCCTCTCCCTCCTCGGCGCCGCCGCCACCGCCCCCGCCTACGCCGCCGAAGCACCCACACCGCACCTGGACTCGGTCGAGCAGACGCTGCGCCAGGTCTCGCCGGGCCTGGAGGGCTCGGTCTGGGAGCGCACCTCCGGCAACCGGCTCGGCTCCTCCACCCCCGGTGGCGCCGACTGGCTGCTCCAGACCCCCGGCTGCTGGGGCGACGCCGCGTGCACCGACCGGCCCGGATCGCGCCGCCTCCTGGAGAAGACGCGCCAGGACATCGCCGGCGCCCGGGAGACGGTGGACATATCGACGCTGGCGCCCTTCCCCAACGGCGGCTTCCAGGACGCGATCGTCGCGGGCCTGAAGGAGTCCGTCCAGAAGGGCAACCGGCTCAAGGTCCGCATCATGGTGGGCGCCGCGCCCCTCTACCACTCCACCGTCATCCCCTCGTCCTACCGCGACGAGCTGCTCGCCAGGCTCGGACCGGCCGACGCGGCCGCCATCACCCTCAACGTGGCCTCGATGACCACCTCGAAGACCGCGTTCTCCTGGAACCACTCCAAGCTGGTCGTGGTGGACGGCGGCTCGGTGATCACCGGCGGGATCAACAGCTGGAAGGACGACTACCTCGACACCACCCATCCGGTCAGCGACGTCGACCTCGCGCTGTCCGGGCCCGCCGCCGGCTCCGCGGGCCGCTACCTGGACTCCCTCTGGGACTGGACCTGCCGCAACAAGGGCAACTGGAACTCGGTCTGGTTCGCCGCCTCGCCCGGCGCGGACTGCATGCCCGCCCTGCCCCGGCCCGCGAACCCGCAGGGCGGCGGCGACGTACCGGCGCTGGCGGTCGGCGGCCTCGGCGTCGGCATCCGCCAGAACGACCCCGCCTCGGCCTTCCGCCCCGTCCTGCCCACGGCCGGCGACACCAAGTGCGGGATCGGGGTGTCCGACAGGACGAACGCCGACCGGGACTACGACACCGTCAACCCCGAGGAGAGCGCCCTGCGCGCCCTCGTCTCCAGCGCGACCTCGCACATCGAGATCTCCCAGCAGGACGTGCACGCCACCTGCCCGCCGCTGCCCCGCTACGACGTACGCCTCTACGACGCACTCGCCGCGAAGCTCCTCTCCGGCGTCAAGGTCCGCATCGTGGTGAGCGACCCGGCGAACCGCGGCACGATCGGCAGCGGCGGCTACTCGCAGATCAAGTCGCTCTCCGAGGTGAGCGACGCCCTGCGCGGCCGGGTCACGGCCCTGACCGGTGACGGCGGCCGTGCGCGGACAGCCCTGTGCGAGAACCTCCAGCTGGCCACGTTCCGCGCCTCCGACCAGCCGACCTGGGCGGACGGCAAGCCCTACGCCCAGCACCACAAGCTGGTCTCGGTGGACGGGTCGGCCTTCTACATCGGTTCCAAGAACCTCTACCCGTCCTGGTTGCAGGACTTCGGCTACGTCGTCGAGAGCCCGGCGGCGGCCGCACAGCTCAAGAGCGGCCTGCTGGACCCGCAGTGGCGCTACTCCCAGGCCACCGCGACGTACGACTACGCCCGGGGCCTCTGCCAGGGCTGA
- a CDS encoding NAD-dependent protein deacetylase, with protein sequence MRMRPTLSWTPTEDPRPATTDPEPVADALSAGGVLVLSGAGISTESGIPDYRGEGGSLRRHTPMTYQEFRASAQARRRYWARSHLGWRTFGRATPNAGHRAVTAFGRHGLLSGVITQNVDGLHQAAGSEDVVELHGSLDRVVCLSCGAYCPRRDLARRLEEVNAGFGPAASRLNPDGDADLTDEQVGDFRVVPCARCGGVLKPDVVFFGEAVPPRRVARCRELVDGATSLLVLGSSLTVMSGLRFVRQAAQAGKPVLIVNRDPTRGDPHAVTRVALPLGTALTGLAARLGVPVDAEAAP encoded by the coding sequence ATGCGTATGCGCCCCACCCTGAGCTGGACGCCCACGGAGGATCCGCGGCCCGCCACCACGGATCCGGAGCCCGTCGCCGACGCGCTGAGCGCCGGCGGCGTGCTGGTGCTCAGCGGTGCGGGCATCTCCACGGAGTCGGGCATTCCCGACTACCGGGGTGAGGGCGGGAGCCTGCGCAGGCACACCCCGATGACCTACCAGGAGTTCAGGGCGAGCGCGCAGGCCCGGCGCCGGTACTGGGCGCGCAGCCACCTCGGCTGGCGCACCTTCGGCCGGGCCACGCCCAATGCCGGGCACCGGGCCGTCACGGCGTTCGGGCGGCACGGGCTGCTGTCCGGGGTGATCACGCAGAACGTCGACGGCCTGCACCAGGCCGCCGGCAGCGAGGACGTGGTGGAACTCCACGGGAGCCTGGACCGGGTCGTGTGCCTGTCCTGCGGGGCGTACTGCCCGCGCCGCGACCTCGCGCGCAGGCTGGAGGAGGTGAACGCGGGCTTCGGGCCGGCGGCCTCCCGGCTGAATCCGGACGGTGACGCCGACCTCACCGACGAGCAGGTCGGCGACTTCCGCGTGGTGCCGTGTGCGCGGTGCGGCGGCGTGCTCAAACCGGACGTGGTGTTCTTCGGCGAGGCGGTTCCTCCGCGACGGGTCGCGCGCTGCCGCGAGCTGGTCGACGGGGCGACCTCGCTGCTGGTCCTGGGCTCCTCCCTGACGGTGATGTCCGGGCTGCGGTTCGTCCGCCAGGCGGCGCAGGCCGGCAAGCCGGTCCTGATCGTCAACCGGGATCCCACCCGCGGCGACCCCCATGCCGTCACCCGGGTCGCCCTGCCCCTGGGTACGGCCCTCACCGGCCTGGCCGCCCGTCTGGGCGTCCCCGTGGACGCCGAAGCGGCGCCCTGA
- a CDS encoding membrane protein — translation MTKLLLSVHVLAAILAIGPIAVAASMFPRHTRTPAEEDAGEGLRTARVLHRICRAYTAVGIAVPVFGVATGARLGVLTDAWLLVSIVLTAAAAALLVMAILPGQQRLLDGPDTSGAARLAMATGVFNLLWAVVVVLMIVRPGSTTGA, via the coding sequence GTGACCAAGCTGCTCCTGTCCGTCCACGTGCTGGCCGCGATCCTGGCGATCGGGCCGATCGCGGTCGCGGCCTCGATGTTCCCGCGCCACACCCGCACCCCGGCCGAGGAGGACGCCGGCGAGGGGCTGCGGACGGCCCGCGTGCTGCACCGGATCTGCCGCGCCTACACGGCGGTCGGGATCGCCGTACCCGTCTTCGGGGTCGCCACGGGCGCCCGGCTCGGCGTCCTGACCGATGCCTGGCTGCTGGTGTCCATCGTGCTCACCGCCGCGGCGGCGGCCCTGCTCGTGATGGCGATCCTGCCCGGACAGCAGCGGCTGCTCGACGGCCCGGACACGTCCGGGGCGGCCCGGCTGGCGATGGCCACCGGCGTGTTCAACCTGCTCTGGGCGGTCGTCGTCGTACTGATGATCGTCCGCCCCGGCTCCACCACGGGGGCGTGA